Below is a genomic region from Micropterus dolomieu isolate WLL.071019.BEF.003 ecotype Adirondacks unplaced genomic scaffold, ASM2129224v1 contig_14843, whole genome shotgun sequence.
AGGACACTTAGTTTATTTCacatactttattttagttGACTATACAGAAGCATCTTTTGGAACACACACCATTAGTTAGTTttggattttcattttgttataatTCTTGTTTCTGAGCTTACCAGTGTTGGATGCCACACCCAGGAGAGATCCAGGAAGTCTGCTGGCTTAAAGGGTTGGTGCtcggagcaggagcagctttatAGGAGAGGTGGCCTGATTGGACACTACCACTGCTTGCTATGTCTGGGGGGTGGCTTTATTCTCTCcttaaatattttggggtttagatttatattatatttgagtatttttgagttaaggttaagtaaatgtacatttcttttggaataagtttttacataagttttgttgtgtttgcagttatgatgtagtgttgttgttgttagtcttccctgtgtgtcaaaactggtctgatcagccaatatataagtcccctttgtttgttgtataggaggtcagttgtatttttgagtctcttatgttcagagctttagtttgtttgtttatttgacctcTTTTAAGGGCCCAAAACTTTATCTTttgttgtaatgatttttttggtaaataaaaccCTTTTGCTTTAAATTTCCCTCTTGACTCCTCATGCCTAACTGCCTGGTCCCTCACACATGGTGGCAGCGGTGGGATTAGCCAGTTGAGGAgtacaagatttttttttcttctccatttTTGGGAAACATGCGAGGAGGGAGAGTGACAAGAGGTGGCCGGACAGAGAATAAGAAGACTGAGTCAACCCATATAGAGAGAGGACACCAGGTGGAAGGTGAAGCACTAAATGGAGCATCaagtgctgaggatgaagaTGGCAAAGAACCAACGCTGAGTGACTTGGCTGGGATTATGCGGTCATTTATGGGTCAACAGGAGACCCGGGAAGCAAAATTGAGAGAGGAAGCCAACCGCCAGGAGTACCAGTTCAAAGCACTACAGCATCAGTTTCGCCTTTTGCAGCAGGAGGTAGAGGTTCGCACATCTCCAGTACCAGAGCCTGCTTCCACAGTGCCAGATCCCTCTGAAAACTATGATTTGAATGTGAATCACCCAGAGGACGAAGCCTCACCCTCTGTACAGTCAATCCACCCCACCATGTCTTCAGCAGGTCAGTCTCGATCTATTCATGAGCCTAGACTGGAAAAATTTACAGAAAATGATGATGTTGAACactttttaattacttttgagAGAATTGCAGTAGCATGTCGGTGGCCAAAAGTGGACTGGGTTTTTCGTCTCCTCCCACTACTGACTGGTAAGGCCAGAGGAGCCTATGTGCATATGGATGTAGATGATGCTCATGAATATGATAAAGTAAAAACGGCAATTctgaaaaaatatgatattaacCCTGAGACCTACAGGCAGAGGTTCAGATCCCTCCATGTGGAACTTGAAGAAAGCCCCAAGGAGCTGTATGTGAGGCTTAAAGAGCTGTATGTAAAATGGATCCAACCGCAAGGTAAAACACTTCATGAAATTAGTGAAATCCTTATCATGGAACAATACTTGAGAATGCTGTCCCCTGAGCTTCAGGTTTGGGTAAAGGAGCATGGGCCAAAATCTGCTGCTGAAGCTGCCACACTGGCTGATGTGTTTGTTGCTGCTCGGAAAAAAGGCCAGCCATGGAGTAGTATGGGTGGGAAGGCCGGTAAGGACAGCCACAGGCCCATACCCCCTCCGTACCAACAGAGGCCAGCGCCAGGAGTGGGTAAGCCTCCCTTGAGGGAGAACAAATATGCACCACCTAGAGCTCCTAATAGATTGCCCATTTGTTACTTGTGTGGACAGGAAGGTCATGTTAAACCAATGTGCAAAGATGTAATGTGGTCACTAGAGCACAAGCTCAACAGGTGGAGGTAGATTCCATAGCCCTCAGTGCCTTGCCCTTCTATAAAGAAGAGTTTGAGACCTGTCCCGGGAAAGCTCATAAGACTCGTAGTCAGAGGAGGCAAGACAAATTTCAGGGCACGGCTATACAACCACCAGCTGAGGCCACTCCAGACCTGCCCTTGGGTTTTCAAATACCTACAGATATAATACAAATGCAGGAAAATTATCCAACTTTGTCTACACTTTTGCAGAGGGCACAAGGAAGGAAGCAGGAGACTAATACTAAGAGTGAGCAAAATGAGTATGTTCTACAGAACGGTGTTCTTTACCATCAGAATGGCCAGGTGAAGCAGCTAGTGGTCCCACAGGTGGCCCGAGAAATAGTACTTACCTTGGGTCACTCCATNNNNNNNNNNNNNNNNNNNNCATTTTTGGGAAACATGCGAGGAGGGAGAGTGACAAGAGGTGGCCGGACAGAGAATAAGAAGACTGAGTCAACCCATATAGAGAGAGGACACCAGGTGGAAGGTGAGGATGCAATGGAAGGTGAAGCACTAAATGGAGCATCaagtgctgaggatgaagaCGGCAAAGAACCAACGCTGAGTGACTTGGCTGGGATTATGCGGTCATTTATGGGTCAACAGGAGACCCGGGAAGCAAAATTGAGAGAGGAAGCCCACCGCCAGGAGTACCAGTTCAAAGCACTACAGCATCAGTTTTGCCTTTTGCAGCAGGAGGTAGAGGTTCGCACATCTCCAGTACCAGAGCCTGCTTCCACAGTGCCAGATCCCTCTGAAAACTATGATTTGAATGTGAATCACCCAGAGGCCGAAGCCTCACCCACTATACAGTCGATCCACCCCACCAGGTCTTCAGCAGGTCAGTCTCGATCTATTCATGAGCCTAGACTGGAAAAATTAACAGAAAATGATGATgttgaacattttttaattacttttgagAGAATTGCAGTAGCATGTCGGTGGCCAAAAGTGGACTGGGTTTTTCGTCTCCTCCCACTACTGACTGGTAAGGCCAGAGGAGCCTATGTGCATATGGATATAGATGATGCTCATGAATATGATAAAGTAAAAATGGCAATTctgaaaaaatatgatattaacCCTGAGACCTACAGGCAGAGGTTCAGATCCCTCCATGTGGAACTTGAAGAAAGCCCCAAGGAGCTGTATGTGAGGCTTAAAGAGCTGTATGTAAAATGGATCCAACCGCAAGGTAAAACACTTCATGAAATTAGTGAAATCCTTATCATGGAACAATACTTGAGAATGCTGTCCCCTGAGCTTCAGGTTTGGGTAAAGGAGCATGGGCCAAAATCTGCTGCTGAAGCTGCCACACTGGCTGATGTGTTTGTTGCTGCTCGGAAAAGAGGCCAGCCATGGAGTAGTATGGGTGGGAAGGCTGGTAAGGACAGCCACAGGCCCATACCCCCTCCGTACCAACAGAGGTCAGCGCCAGGAGTGGGTAAGCCTCCCATGAGGGAGAACAAATATGCACCACCTAGAGCTCCTAATAGATTGCCCATTTGTTACTTGTGTGGACAGGAAGGTCATGTTAAACCAATGTGCCCGAAGAATCCAGCTAAGCTgacacagatgtgttttgttCCACGCCAGAGTGCTAACCCTGAACCCAAAGGTAACCACANNNNNNNNNNNNNNNNNNNNCTATGACTTGATAAAGCCGGTGCAAAGTTGTAATGTGGTCACTAGAGCACAAGCTCAACAGGTGGAGGTAGATTGCTAACCCTGAGTGCCTTGCCCTTCTATAACGAAGAGTTTGAGACATGTCCTGGGAAAGCTCATAAGACTCGTAGTCAGAGGAGGCAAGACAAATTTCAGGGCACGGCTATACAACCACCAGCTGAGGCCACTCCAGACCTGCCCTTGGGTTTTCAAATACCTACAGATATAATACAAATGCAGGAAAATGATCCAACTTTGTCTACACTTTTGCAGAGGGCGCAAGGAAGGAAGCAGGAGACTAATACTAAGAGTGAGCAAAATGAGTATGTTCTACAGAACGGTGTTCTTTACCATCAGAATGGCCAGGTGAAGCAGCTAGTGGTCCCACAGGTGGCCCGAGAAATAGTACTTACCTTGGGTCACTCCATTCCCTGGGCTGGCCACTTAGGGAAACATAAGACCACAGCTCGTATTAAGCGCCATTTCTACTGGCCAGGTTTGCAAACTGACGTCGCCCAGTTCTGTAGAAGCTGCTCTCAGTGCCAAAAGACATCAATGAAAAGCCCCTCCAAAGCTCCACTCCAACCTCTCCCAGTTACAAGTATCCCCTTTGAGCGTCTTGGGATGGACATTGTTGGTCCGGTGGagaaaagtaaaacaggaaaccgCTTTATGTTGGTAGTAACCGACTATGCAACTAAATATCCAGAAGTCTTCCCATTGAAATCAGTTAAAGCAAAAACTGTGGCTTTTTCCTTGGTGCAATTTTTCTCAAGAGTTGGTTTCCCTTGTGAAATTTTAACAGACCAAGGTACTAATTTCATGTCTAAACTTTTGTAACAGGTTTACCAACTCCTTGGCATAAAAAGAGTGCGCACTACGCCATACCACCCGCAAACAGATGGGTTGACAGAGCGGTTCAATCAGACCCTCAAGCAGATGCTCCGTAAGTTTGTGAATGAGACTGGATCTGATTGGGATCACTGGCTTCCCTACCTCTTTGCATACAGGGAGGTACCTCAGGTTTTTCCCCTTTTGAACTACTCTATGGTCATGAGGTGAGGGGTCCTCTAGCCTTATTGAGGGACACTTGGGGAGGAGATCAGGGGAAGGAAGGGACTATTAATGTAATTTCCTATGTTGTCCAGAT
It encodes:
- the LOC123967029 gene encoding uncharacterized protein LOC123967029 isoform X3, which translates into the protein MRGGRVTRGGRTENKKTESTHIERGHQVEGEALNGASSAEDEDGKEPTLSDLAGIMRSFMGQQETREAKLREEANRQEYQFKALQHQFRLLQQEVEVRTSPVPEPASTVPDPSENYDLNVNHPEDEASPSVQSIHPTMSSAGQSRSIHEPRLEKFTENDDVEHFLITFERIAVACRWPKVDWVFRLLPLLTGKARGAYVHMDVDDAHEYDKVKTAILKKYDINPETYRQRFRSLHVELEESPKELYVRLKELYVKWIQPQGKTLHEISEILIMEQYLRMLSPELQVWVKEHGPKSAAEAATLADVFVAARKKGQPWSSMGGKAGKDSHRPIPPPYQQRPAPGVGKPPLRENKYAPPRAPNRLPIFTCVDRKVMLNQCARRIQLS
- the LOC123967029 gene encoding uncharacterized protein LOC123967029 isoform X5; this encodes MRGGRVTRGGRTENKKTESTHIERGHQVEGEALNGASSAEDEDGKEPTLSDLAGIMRSFMGQQETREAKLREEANRQEYQFKALQHQFRLLQQEVEVRTSPVPEPASTVPDPSENYDLNVNHPEDEASPSVQSIHPTMSSAGQSRSIHEPRLEKFTENDDVEHFLITFERIAVACRWPKVDWVFRLLPLLTGKARGAYVHMDVDDAHEYDKVKTAILKKYDINPETYRQRFRSLHVELEESPKELYVRLKELYVKWIQPQGKTLHEISEILIMEQYLRMLSPELQVWVKEHGPKSAAEAATLADVFVAARKKGQPWSSMGGKAGKDSHRPIPPPYQQRPAPGVGLPTPWHKKSAHYAIPPANRWVDRAVQSDPQADAP
- the LOC123967029 gene encoding uncharacterized protein LOC123967029 isoform X4, whose product is MRGGRVTRGGRTENKKTESTHIERGHQVEGEDAMEGEALNGASSAEDEDGKEPTLSDLAGIMRSFMGQQETREAKLREEAHRQEYQFKALQHQFCLLQQEVEVRTSPVPEPASTVPDPSENYDLNVNHPEAEASPTIQSIHPTRSSAGQSRSIHEPRLEKLTENDDVEHFLITFERIAVACRWPKVDWVFRLLPLLTGKARGAYVHMDIDDAHEYDKVKMAILKKYDINPETYRQRFRSLHVELEESPKELYVRLKELYVKWIQPQGKTLHEISEILIMEQYLRMLSPELQVWVKEHGPKSAAEAATLADVFVAARKRGQPWSSMGGKAGKDSHRPIPPPYQQRSAPGVGLPTPWHKKSAHYAIPPANRWVDRAVQSDPQADAP
- the LOC123967029 gene encoding uncharacterized protein LOC123967029 isoform X2, coding for MRGGRVTRGGRTENKKTESTHIERGHQVEGEDAMEGEALNGASSAEDEDGKEPTLSDLAGIMRSFMGQQETREAKLREEAHRQEYQFKALQHQFCLLQQEVEVRTSPVPEPASTVPDPSENYDLNVNHPEAEASPTIQSIHPTRSSAGQSRSIHEPRLEKLTENDDVEHFLITFERIAVACRWPKVDWVFRLLPLLTGKARGAYVHMDIDDAHEYDKVKMAILKKYDINPETYRQRFRSLHVELEESPKELYVRLKELYVKWIQPQGKTLHEISEILIMEQYLRMLSPELQVWVKEHGPKSAAEAATLADVFVAARKRGQPWSSMGGKAGKDSHRPIPPPYQQRSAPGVGKPPMRENKYAPPRAPNRLPICYLCGQEGHVKPMCPKNPAKLTQMCFVPRQSANPECLALL
- the LOC123967029 gene encoding uncharacterized protein LOC123967029 isoform X1: MRGGRVTRGGRTENKKTESTHIERGHQVEGEDAMEGEALNGASSAEDEDGKEPTLSDLAGIMRSFMGQQETREAKLREEAHRQEYQFKALQHQFCLLQQEVEVRTSPVPEPASTVPDPSENYDLNVNHPEAEASPTIQSIHPTRSSAGQSRSIHEPRLEKLTENDDVEHFLITFERIAVACRWPKVDWVFRLLPLLTGKARGAYVHMDIDDAHEYDKVKMAILKKYDINPETYRQRFRSLHVELEESPKELYVRLKELYVKWIQPQGKTLHEISEILIMEQYLRMLSPELQVWVKEHGPKSAAEAATLADVFVAARKRGQPWSSMGGKAGKDSHRPIPPPYQQRSAPGVGKPPMRENKYAPPRAPNRLPICYLCGQEGHVKPMCPKNPAKLTQMCFVPRQSANPEPKGLPTPWHKKSAHYAIPPANRWVDRAVQSDPQADAP